CCCCCCCCCCCCCGTGCGTAATAATACTTAGGAAGTAGTCGACGTAATCTGCTTCAACGTAATCGTCTCCGTCAACGAACATAATATACTCTCCTCTTGCAGCATCAAGCCCTGCGTTACGTGCGGACGAGACTCCTCCGTTGGTTTTGTGCACAGGAATCACCCGCGAGTCCTTAGCCGCAAACTCGTCGATTATCGCCCCGCACTTGTCCGGCGAACCGTCGTCGACAGGAACAACCTCGATGGTCTTATGTGTTTGGTCAATGATTGACTGCAGGCATCTGGTGATGTAACGTTCGACGTTGTACACAGGAATTATCACTGACACAAGAACGTCCTTCATGAAGATTTGTCCTCCTTGCTATGAATGTGTGCTGGTGAAGTTATCGATGAGCCTCCGGGCTATGCTCGCTCCGTCGGGAATGTTCATGTTCCTGATGTCCTCAGGCACAAACCAGCCCGCACGAATAATCTCCGTCCCGTCGGGGTGAACTTCTCCCGCAGAGTAACGCGCTGTGAAGCCCAGCATCAGGCTGTTCGGGAAGGGCCACACCTGCGAGCCGAAGTACGTTATTCCCTCAACCTCAATCCCTACTTCCTCCATGACTTCACGCTTCACTGCGTCCTCGAGCGACTCGCCCGGCTCAACGAACCCCGCTATTATACTGTACCTGCCCTCCGGGAACGCAGCATTGTGCGCCAAAAGCAGACTGCCTTCACGTTCCACAGCAACGATAACCGCCGGAGACTGCGGAGCGTAATACACTTTCCCGCAAGCGTCGCACTTCCTGCCGTAGTCGTGGGCGTTCGGGCTGAGGCTTCCTCCGCATGACGGGCACAGCCGGAAGTTCCTGAACCAGTTTGCGAATATCCACGCTCCTCCTGCCAGCGCGAAAACTTTGCTCCCAGCGATGTGCCACAGTTCACGCAAGCCTACAAACTCTTCACCTTCGCGCAGTGAGTGTGATTCGACATCAGCCCACGAAGACAACGCCTGCCAGTTCGCAGGGAAGTCCGATGACCTCCTGATGACCTCAAGCCCGCCGTGTGAAGCTATGTATCCTTCGTCAAAGTCGTATGTCTCATGTTTCACGAGTATCTTGTTCCTGCAGAATACCAGCATAAATTCTTCACGTCTCCTTTGTGCCGTATAATATACCCCAAAAACTCAGGTGATGAATAATTATGCTTACCTTAAGCGCGGCCGGTAAATCAATAAGTGATGTCGAGAAACTCATTGCGGATGCCCGGGACGAACAGGAACTGAGGATACTCATCGAGAGCCCGGCTCAGGCCGAAGAGATAACCCAGCTCCTGAAGGCCGAAGGGTTCAATGATTTTGTGCCCGAAGATGACGACGGCCTCCTATACCTTGCCGCAACAAGACGAGAACCTCCCGCCAAGCCCGAACCAGCTCTCACGCCTGCTCCTGTTCCTGCCGCGATTGTGCAGGGCACTACGGGAGTCGTCCTCTCGTACGAGGCGGGAAAGTACATGCCAGCTTTCGCGCAGAAGTTCATTGCCTCGCTGCTGAAGGCCAAGAGCAGACCCGTCGTCCTCGCCCTCATGAACAGTGCGGTAACTTTGGCGGCGTACAACTCGGGAGCCTGCGGGGACATCAAGAGGCTTGAGGCTGAGGGAGTCAGAGTGATGGTCTCTGAGGCTTGCGCTGACAGGGCGGGAATAACTGAGGCGTTGGGCGCAGGGGGGCTTGCAGAAATGCCGGAGATAATTGATGTGCTTATGTCGTGCGAAAAAGTTATCAGCCTGTAGGGTATACTATAACTTCATTACGTGAACAGGAGGAGATCTGCAGTGTCATACAGGTTAGGGGAAGTAATATTGTCGCGGGAAACCATTGCCCGCAGAGTGAAAGAACTTGCTGACGAGATAGCCGCAGGAACGGACAAGGACAAGGGAGTCGTTATTGTCGGCATTCTCACTGGGGCGGCATTTTTCCTGACGGATCTTGTGAGGGAGCTTCCGGAGGACTTGGACGTGCGGGTGGACTTCATGTCTGTTGCGTCATACGGCGACGGAACGCAGTCAAGCGGAGTTGTGAGAATCTTCCACGACCTCAAGAGCAGCATTGAGGGGAAGAATGTTATTGTGGTTGAAGACATCGTAGACTCAGGGCTGACGCTGTCGCACCTTCTCGGGCTTCTGCAGAACAGGAATCCCGCGAGCCTGAAGGTGTGTGTTCTTCTGGACAAGTACGAGCGGCGCAAGACGGAAGTCAAAGTAGACTACTGCGGCTTCAGGATACCTGATAAGTTCGTGGTGGGTTACGGCCTTGACTGTGCGGGAATGTGGCGGCACTTGAAGGACATCAAGTACGTCATTGAGGAGTAAGTTCGCTGTGGTATAATCTCGTAAAATTTTGAGGAAAGGTGTAGACAGGAATGCATGAGATTGCTATAATCAAACATCACGCATAACGCATCACGCCGATAGTCTGCGCGTAAACTCAGACAGATACAGAGATTATAACATGTCCTGCGGGAAAAATCCTGCGGGGCATTTTTTGTGTCTGCCTGTCTGCGGAGGTATTGCGTCATGCTAGGAGGCCTGAAGAAATTCGTCAAGTCGAGGCTGTTCACGGAGGAGCACCCGTTCTTGATGGGATTGTGGTATGACAGGATGCGCAGGAAGTTCATCGCGGACAATGATAGGCATTCGCGGATGACTTACGCGGAGATTGAGGCGGCAATAGGTCGGCAGTACATGAGGATGTTCGGGAGGCCTCTGAACTGGGAGGACCCGCAGACGTACAACGAGAAGATTCACGTCTCGAAGGTCTATCACGCAACGCCGCTGAAGACACGCCTTGCGGACAAAGTAGCGGTTCGCGAGTGGGTTGCAGAACGGATAGGGGGCGAGTACCTGATTCCGCTGCTGGGTGTGTATGACTCCTTCGACGAGATAGACTTTGACGCATTGCC
The sequence above is drawn from the Synergistaceae bacterium genome and encodes:
- a CDS encoding glycosyltransferase family 2 protein; the encoded protein is MKDVLVSVIIPVYNVERYITRCLQSIIDQTHKTIEVVPVDDGSPDKCGAIIDEFAAKDSRVIPVHKTNGGVSSARNAGLDAARGEYIMFVDGDDYVEADYVDYFLSIITHGGGG
- the nudC gene encoding NAD(+) diphosphatase gives rise to the protein MLVFCRNKILVKHETYDFDEGYIASHGGLEVIRRSSDFPANWQALSSWADVESHSLREGEEFVGLRELWHIAGSKVFALAGGAWIFANWFRNFRLCPSCGGSLSPNAHDYGRKCDACGKVYYAPQSPAVIVAVEREGSLLLAHNAAFPEGRYSIIAGFVEPGESLEDAVKREVMEEVGIEVEGITYFGSQVWPFPNSLMLGFTARYSAGEVHPDGTEIIRAGWFVPEDIRNMNIPDGASIARRLIDNFTSTHS
- the hpt gene encoding hypoxanthine phosphoribosyltransferase, translated to MSYRLGEVILSRETIARRVKELADEIAAGTDKDKGVVIVGILTGAAFFLTDLVRELPEDLDVRVDFMSVASYGDGTQSSGVVRIFHDLKSSIEGKNVIVVEDIVDSGLTLSHLLGLLQNRNPASLKVCVLLDKYERRKTEVKVDYCGFRIPDKFVVGYGLDCAGMWRHLKDIKYVIEE